The genomic window TGTCGCAGACAGTGATGGCCCCAGGGAACTCCTTGATCCAGTCGGGTAGCGGCATGGCATCCTCCGAGTGTGGCATCTTGGTAAACCCTCGTGCATCCGCTTTGTTGCGCGGCTTCTGCATGTTATCACACGGGCTGCCGATGGGACAAATCCCTACGCCGCCATCCACGAATAACAAGAATCCACACGAACGCAGAATAGGTGTGGACATGTAGGGCGGCTTCCCATAGCCGCCGGGGGCTACGCTTCGTTCCCCATTCGCGTGGATTGGCGTTATTCGCGGTTACAGGGGCTGCGCCCGCCATCCACGAATAACAAGAATCCACACGAACGCAGAATAGGTGTGGACACGTAGGGCGGCTTCCCATAGCCGCCGCCCAGGCGGTGTTCTCACCTCTCCGTGTCAGCCCGCGGTGGGGTTGACAAACTGCGCGGACCTGGGTATACTGGAATCAGAAGAACCCGTCCGAGGGGTACGATTCATGAATGTGGTTTGCCCAATGGGCACGACAGGACCGAGGACATCGGGGTGAGGTATGCCCTGATGTCCTTTTGTTTTTTCGCTCGGGCCGCCACCGCGCCCGCATCTTATGGCCCCACCGGGGCACAGGAGGGAGAATGATGGAATCAGGGATGATCAGCAAGATTCAGAAGGCGAAACGCTACGCACAGGAAAAAGACCGCATCACCTTTGAGCAATTCCGTGTCCGGTTCAGAGGCGAACACGACACTTACACGCTAACTTTTGACGAGGGCAGGTGGACCTGTCAATGCAATTTCTTCCTTTCCCACGGGGTTTGCAGCCACACGATGGCGCTGGAGCGCATTCTGGGCGTGATGTTGCCCGTGGCCGCCAGCACGGAGGGCGCCCCGCAGGGGACCTGATTCAGGGTTGAGCGATGAGGGTCGGCCTGGCGGGACAGCAAGCCTCCGCCAGGCCGGCTTTTGTTGTAAGCCACGGGCGAAGGGGGTGAGCGTGAGCGCATTGAAAAGGTGGCAATTCTGGCTGGGAGTTCTCATCAGCGCCTTTTTCCTCTACGACGTGCTGGGCGACTTGGATTTGGCCCAGGCGTGGGAGGTGGCGCGCACGGCCAACTACTGGTGGATCCTCCCGGGCGTGGCAGTCTATTTCGTCGCGGTTTGGGCGCGCACCTGGCGCTGGCACTACATGCTTCGCTCCATCAAGCGGATTCCCCTCACGCGGCTGTTCCCGGTGGTGGTCATCGGCTACATGGGCAATAACGTGTACCCGTTCCGCGCGGGCGAGGTCATCCGCGCCTACGTGCTGAAGCGCAAGGAAGGCGTGAGCATCAGCGCGAGCCTGGCCACCATCATCGTGGAGCGCATCTTTGACGGCGTTACCATGCTGTTCTTCGTGTTCGTGGTGCTGCCCATCGCGCCCGAGGCGGCAGAGTGGCGCAGCATCGTCATCTGGTTCAGCCTGCTATTCTTCGGCGCGCTGGGTGTGTTCTTTCTCATCGCCGCATCGCCTCGCCGTTCCCAGGCGCTGGCCGGCTGGTTCATCCAGCGCCTCGTCCCCAGCCGATTCCGCGCGGCCGCCGAGAGCATCACGGGCCGCTTCCTGGACGGCCTGACATTCCTGCGGAGCGGGGCGGACATCCTGATGATCTTCGTTACCTCGGTCGCCATCTGGCTCACCGAGACGACCAAGTACTGGTTTGTGATGCACAGTTTTGACTTCCAGGTCTCGTTCTTCGTCCTGATGTTGATGACGGCGGTGGTGAACCTGGCCACGACGCTCCCATCCTCGCCGGGGTACGTGGGCACCTTTGACTGGCCGGGCATCCGCATCCTCCAGCGGTTTGGCGTGGAAGGGCCCATCGCGGCGAGTTACACCCTGGTGCTGCACGCGGCGCTATGGCTTCCCATCACGCTGTTGGGCTTCTTCTACATGTG from Chloroflexota bacterium includes these protein-coding regions:
- a CDS encoding flippase-like domain-containing protein, producing the protein MKRWQFWLGVLISAFFLYDVLGDLDLAQAWEVARTANYWWILPGVAVYFVAVWARTWRWHYMLRSIKRIPLTRLFPVVVIGYMGNNVYPFRAGEVIRAYVLKRKEGVSISASLATIIVERIFDGVTMLFFVFVVLPIAPEAAEWRSIVIWFSLLFFGALGVFFLIAASPRRSQALAGWFIQRLVPSRFRAAAESITGRFLDGLTFLRSGADILMIFVTSVAIWLTETTKYWFVMHSFDFQVSFFVLMLMTAVVNLATTLPSSPGYVGTFDWPGIRILQRFGVEGPIAASYTLVLHAALWLPITLLGFFYMWRESVSWTQFAEAAKLKGEAAASDDR